Proteins from a genomic interval of Bos mutus isolate GX-2022 chromosome 26, NWIPB_WYAK_1.1, whole genome shotgun sequence:
- the CSTF2T gene encoding LOW QUALITY PROTEIN: cleavage stimulation factor subunit 2 tau variant (The sequence of the model RefSeq protein was modified relative to this genomic sequence to represent the inferred CDS: inserted 1 base in 1 codon) → MSSLAVRDPAMDRSLRSVFVGNIPYEATEEQLKDIFSEVGSVVSFRLVYDRETGKPKGYGFCEYQDQETALSAMRNLNGREFSGRALRVDNAASEKNKEELKSLGPAAPIIDSPYGDPIDPEDAPESITRAVASLPPEQMFELMKQMKLCVQNSHQEARNMLLQNPQLAYALLQAQVVMRIMDPEIALKILHRKIHVTPLIPGKSQSVSGPGPGLCPGPNVLLNQQNPXAPQPQHLARRPVKDIPPLMQTPIQGGIPPQGPMPAAVPGPGPLTPGGTMQPQVGMPGVGPVPLERGQVQISDPRAPMPRGPMTAGGLPPRGLLGDAPNDPRGGTLLSVTGEVEPRGYLGPPHQGPPMHHAAGHDSRGPSSHEMRGGPLADPRMLMSEPRGPMIDQRGLPMDGRGSRDSRGMETRAMETEVLETRVMERRGMETCAMETRAMEARGMDARGMEMRGPGPSSRGPMTGGIQGPGPINMGAGGPQGPRQVPSISGVGNPGPGMQGAGMQGGGMQGAGMQGAGMQGAGMQGGGMQGPGMQGAGMQGPGMQGAGMQGAGMQGAGMQGPGMQGAGKQGGGQPSSFSPGQSQVTPQDQEKAALIMQVLQLTADQIAMLPPEQRQSILILKEQIQKSTGTS, encoded by the exons ATGTCGAGTTTGGCGGTGAGAGACCCGGCAATGGATCGATCACTGCGTTCCGTGTTCGTGGGGAACATTCCGTATGAGGCGACTGAGGAGCAGTTAAAGGACATTTTCTCGGAGGTTGGTTCTGTTGTGAGTTTCCGGCTGGTATACGATAGAGAGACGGGCAAACCTAAGGGTTATGGCTTCTGCGAGTACCAAGACCAGGAGACCGCACTTAGTGCCATGCGGAACCTTAATGGGCGGGAGTTCAGCGGGAGAGCGCTTCGGGTGGACAATGCAGCCAGTGAAAAGAACAaggaggagctaaagagcctagGGCCTGCAGCGCCTATCATTGACTCACCCTACGGGGACCCTATCGATCCAGAAGATGCTCCTGAATCGATTACCAGAGCAGTCGCTAGTCTTCCCCCGGAGCAAATGTTTGAGCTGATGAAGCAGATGAAACTCTGTGTCCAAAACAGCCACCAGGAAGCTCGAAATATGTTACTTCAAAACCCACAGCTGGCTTATGCGCTGTTGCAGGCACAAGTAGTGATGAGAATCATGGATCCAGAGATTGCTCTGAAAATTTTGCATCGCAAAATTCATGTCACACCACTCATCCCAGGGAAATCTCAATCCGTttctggccctggccctgggctcTGTCCTGGACCTAACGTTCTGCTGAACCAGCAGAACC CGGCCCCTCAGCCTCAACATTTGGCCAGAAGACCTGTGAAAGACATCCCTCCTCTGATGCAGACCCCTATCCAAGGTGGGATTCCACCCCAAGGCCCAATGCCAGCCGCAGTTCCTGGCCCTGGCCCCTTAACTCCTGGCGGAACAATGCAGCCCCAAGTTGGAATGCCAGGGGTTGGTCCCGTGCCCTTAGAGCGGGGGCAGGTGCAGATATCTGATCCCAGAGCTCCTATGCCTCGTGGGCCTATGACTGCTGGTGGCCTGCCTCCTCGAGGACTGTTAGGGGATGCTCCAAATGACCCACGTGGAGGGACTTTGCTTTCAGTCACCGGAGAAGTGGAGCCCAGAGGCTATCTTGGCCCACCACATCAGGGTCCTCCAATGCACCATGCCGCTGGTCATGACAGCCGGGGCCCTTCCTCACATGAGATGAGGGGAGGGCCCTTAGCAGATCCTAGAATGCTCATGAGTGAGCCCAGAGGACCTATGATAGACCAAAGGGGGCTACCTATGGATGGCAGAGGCAGCAGAGACTCTCGAGGGATGGAGACTCGAGCCATGGAAACAGAGGTCTTGGAGACACGAGTGATGGAGAGAAGAGGAATGGAGACCTGTGCAATGGAAACCAGAGCAATGGAAGCCAGAGGCATGGATGCAAGAGGAATGGAGATGAGGGGCCCTGGCCCCAGTTCGAGAGGCCCTATGACTGGGGGAATTCAGGGTCCTGGTCCTATTAATATGGGGGCAGGTGGTCCTCAGGGACCCAGACAGGTTCCCAGCATTTCAGGGGTGGGAAACCCTGGACCTGGCATGCAGGGGGCAGGTATGCAAGGAGGTGGCATGCAGGGGGCGGGCATGCAAGGAGCTGGCATGCAGGGGGCGGGCATGCAAGGAGGTGGCATGCAGGGGCCGGGCATGCAAGGAGCGGGCATGCAGGGGCCGGGCATGCAAGGAGCTGGAATGCAGGGGGCGGGCATGCAAGGAGCTGGCATGCAGGGGCCGGGCATGCAAGGAGCTGGCAAGCAGGGTGGAGGCCAGCCTAGCAGTTTTAGTCCTGGGCAGAGCCAAGTAACCCCCCAGGATCAAGAAAAGGCAGCTTTGATCATGCAGGTTCTTCAGCTGACTGCAGATCAGATTGCCATGCTGCCTCCTGAGCAAAGGCAGAGTATCTTGATTTTAAAGGAACAAATCCAGAAATCTACTGGAACTTCTTGA